The following coding sequences are from one Borreliella valaisiana VS116 window:
- a CDS encoding BBA14 family lipoprotein, whose translation MKIKNLPFLFLLNMLIIFSCSTIASLPEEPSYPKEQTLKALSLYEAHLSSYVMYLQTFLVKTKQKVNNKNYPEFKLFDTSKLEKDQNLKSIKTNITNLKNHIDKIKPIATQIYKKYSKNIP comes from the coding sequence TTGAAAATTAAAAATTTGCCTTTTTTATTTCTATTAAACATGCTTATAATCTTTTCATGCTCTACAATAGCAAGCCTTCCAGAAGAGCCTTCATACCCAAAAGAGCAAACATTAAAGGCTTTAAGCTTATATGAAGCGCATCTTTCAAGCTATGTTATGTACTTACAAACATTTCTCGTTAAGACTAAACAAAAAGTAAATAACAAAAATTATCCTGAGTTTAAACTTTTTGACACTAGTAAATTAGAAAAAGATCAAAATCTAAAATCAATCAAAACAAACATTACTAATTTAAAAAATCACATCGATAAAATAAAACCAATAGCAACCCAAATTTACAAAAAATACTCAAAAAACATACCTTAA
- a CDS encoding DUF276 domain-containing protein (DUF276 is restricted to Borreliella and related spirochetes.), protein MSIIFDKNLGILEKTIEEIQTEKKHILRTKYGINIKDNSIYDIINFPSSSIDKQISEVLKELFSKIKENGSYFNALKEDLSTPKSSTYEAIRKALLNVDGVKHLNILSGPGTINLYLILQDDCFADKEKNQIKIETKQNIWQAIYYTAPSGTVFKGNVGIEFLNKHNQKKTYKFSLGEKKYAYLKAIYKTETKDAIYKEIDTQIRDIYNKILNEKYTEMGTSLRYQDFLAPVSIIKGIKELRIGTCIKKDFTKKITDLNDGDFTFNKDENTKENEIIIFDTNKRLLINRE, encoded by the coding sequence ATGAGTATAATTTTTGATAAAAACTTAGGAATATTGGAAAAAACAATAGAAGAAATTCAAACTGAAAAAAAACATATTTTGAGAACAAAATACGGCATAAACATTAAAGATAATTCAATTTACGACATAATAAACTTTCCAAGCTCAAGCATTGACAAACAAATATCAGAAGTCTTAAAAGAGCTTTTTTCCAAAATAAAAGAAAATGGAAGCTATTTTAATGCACTCAAAGAAGACTTAAGCACACCCAAAAGCTCAACCTACGAAGCAATAAGAAAAGCTCTGCTAAACGTTGACGGGGTTAAGCACTTAAACATTCTAAGTGGGCCTGGAACAATTAACCTCTACTTAATACTACAAGACGATTGTTTTGCGGACAAAGAAAAAAATCAAATTAAAATTGAGACTAAGCAAAATATTTGGCAAGCAATATACTATACAGCACCAAGCGGAACTGTTTTTAAAGGTAATGTTGGAATTGAGTTTTTAAACAAACACAATCAAAAAAAAACATACAAATTCAGCTTAGGTGAGAAAAAATATGCATATCTTAAGGCAATCTACAAAACAGAAACAAAAGACGCAATCTACAAAGAAATAGATACTCAAATCAGAGACATCTACAACAAAATCCTAAACGAAAAATACACTGAAATGGGCACATCTCTTAGATATCAAGACTTTCTTGCACCAGTTAGCATTATTAAAGGAATAAAAGAGCTGAGAATCGGAACTTGCATTAAAAAAGATTTCACAAAAAAAATCACAGACCTTAATGATGGTGATTTTACATTCAATAAAGACGAAAACACTAAAGAGAATGAAATTATTATTTTTGATACAAACAAAAGACTACTTATTAACAGAGAATAA
- a CDS encoding lipoprotein P35 encodes MRQYLIGFALVLALLACAQKGAEPKTQNSDREIMDSNKDSSKDSKQVLTTSTEKAVSLFNGYTIFVSKEKNTSGKYDLRAVVDQFELKGTSDKDNGSGTLKGSKADKTKMTISITEDLNSVTVETFDSGNKKVSSKVVKKHGLLTEENFKADKLDSQKLTRSNGTTLEYSQMTDAENATKAVETLKNGIKLEGNLVGGKTTLKITVGTVTLTREIEKDGRIKLFLNDTDSSPTKKTAKWEDSTNTLTITSNRKKTKDLVFLIDGTITVQNYNSAGKLDGQASEIKSLGELQGALK; translated from the coding sequence ATGAGACAATACTTAATAGGATTTGCATTAGTATTAGCTTTACTAGCATGTGCACAAAAAGGTGCTGAGCCAAAAACTCAAAATAGTGATCGAGAAATTATGGACTCCAACAAAGACTCGTCAAAAGATTCTAAGCAAGTTCTTACTACATCAACAGAAAAAGCAGTGTCTCTATTTAATGGTTACACCATTTTCGTAAGCAAAGAAAAAAATACATCTGGTAAATATGATTTAAGAGCAGTGGTTGATCAGTTTGAGCTTAAAGGAACTTCTGATAAAGATAATGGATCTGGAACACTTAAAGGTTCAAAAGCTGACAAGACTAAGATGACAATATCAATTACCGAAGATCTAAATTCAGTAACTGTGGAAACATTTGATTCAGGCAACAAAAAAGTTTCAAGCAAAGTTGTTAAAAAACATGGGTTATTAACAGAAGAAAATTTCAAAGCTGATAAATTAGACTCACAAAAATTAACAAGATCAAACGGAACCACACTTGAATACTCACAAATGACAGATGCTGAAAATGCTACAAAAGCAGTAGAAACTCTAAAAAATGGCATTAAGCTTGAAGGAAATCTTGTAGGCGGAAAAACAACATTAAAAATCACAGTAGGTACTGTTACATTAACAAGAGAAATTGAGAAGGACGGTAGAATAAAGCTCTTTTTGAATGATACTGATTCTAGTCCTACTAAAAAAACAGCAAAATGGGAAGACAGTACTAACACCTTAACAATTACTTCTAACCGCAAGAAAACTAAAGATTTAGTGTTCTTAATCGATGGTACAATTACAGTACAAAACTATAACTCAGCAGGCAAGCTTGACGGCCAAGCAAGTGAAATTAAGAGCCTTGGTGAACTTCAAGGTGCTTTAAAATAA
- a CDS encoding plasmid maintenance protein, which translates to MKTSNQKSPNTTKKVKKTTKNFQHNLIVLISTLNFINLNLKKYTQKNILYFLNKNLERNKQKPIKLKTLQNYLYILEKKFKVTLNYCKHLGKNSGSETYYKLKYEKEKCYLIINTYFKEKTTNKINEFMQRIKKFNQINSSVKWECINNTNNIYKYKEYRNIHKNYQKTTSNKILKKYLSKCNFKTEIPSLIMDLKTTNKIKIYHLRNLKHIENDLKEIDPKNIEKHLSNAIKENINNPGYLCKFFKNNGYKKLINKIKETNKKYKNKTQILRKILAEKIKELENQQYKKEDLEKFFSKTYEIYKVKPHFIIEYKKYPDLDKLVKRAKTETSKIQDKMAKLKSIKNNIFSILLEQLRHKVDNDKLIPTLKKFIENEPDLKYSKVFDNSYYNNLIKIVS; encoded by the coding sequence TTGAAAACATCAAATCAAAAATCACCAAACACTACAAAAAAGGTAAAAAAAACTACAAAGAACTTCCAACACAACTTAATTGTATTAATCTCTACTCTCAACTTTATAAACTTAAATTTAAAAAAATATACACAAAAAAACATACTTTATTTTCTAAATAAAAACCTTGAAAGAAATAAACAAAAACCCATAAAACTAAAAACACTACAAAACTATTTATACATACTAGAGAAAAAATTTAAAGTCACACTAAACTACTGCAAACATTTAGGAAAAAATTCTGGCAGTGAAACTTATTATAAACTTAAATATGAAAAAGAAAAATGCTACTTAATAATTAACACATACTTCAAGGAAAAAACAACTAATAAAATTAATGAATTTATGCAAAGAATAAAAAAATTCAATCAAATAAATAGTAGTGTTAAATGGGAGTGTATAAATAATACTAATAATATATATAAATATAAAGAATATAGAAATATACACAAAAATTATCAAAAAACAACAAGTAACAAAATATTAAAAAAATATTTAAGTAAATGTAACTTCAAAACAGAAATTCCATCTCTAATAATGGATTTAAAAACAACAAATAAGATCAAAATTTACCATCTAAGAAACTTAAAACACATCGAAAACGACCTTAAAGAAATAGATCCTAAAAACATCGAAAAGCACCTCTCAAATGCAATAAAAGAAAATATAAACAATCCAGGATACTTATGTAAATTTTTCAAGAACAATGGATACAAAAAGCTAATAAATAAAATAAAAGAAACAAATAAAAAATATAAAAACAAAACACAAATTTTAAGAAAAATACTTGCAGAAAAAATAAAAGAGTTAGAAAACCAGCAATATAAAAAGGAAGATTTAGAGAAATTTTTTAGCAAAACATACGAAATCTACAAAGTAAAACCACATTTCATAATAGAATATAAAAAATATCCAGATTTAGACAAACTGGTAAAAAGAGCAAAAACAGAAACTTCCAAGATCCAAGACAAAATGGCCAAGCTAAAAAGTATAAAAAACAATATTTTTAGTATATTATTAGAACAGTTAAGGCATAAAGTAGATAATGATAAATTAATTCCTACTTTAAAGAAATTCATTGAGAATGAGCCTGATCTTAAATATAGCAAGGTATTTGACAATTCCTACTATAATAATTTGATTAAAATAGTGAGCTAA
- a CDS encoding BlyB family putative holin accessory protein — translation MNSKINIKSGLEALNNLYDFLKSGDSPTEIKVEKGIYLGLNLYNLIMSIYKDKINTLEKEESIKILNDIENVNNKITQLISSINDERDVSIIEYLREERNELMAIKTKALQEQIQGSPEDLQKSHNKKGDKIEN, via the coding sequence ATGAACAGTAAAATAAATATTAAATCCGGTCTTGAAGCTTTAAATAATTTATATGATTTTCTAAAAAGCGGTGATTCTCCAACAGAAATCAAAGTAGAAAAGGGAATATACTTAGGACTCAATCTTTACAACCTAATAATGAGTATTTACAAAGACAAAATAAACACCCTTGAGAAGGAAGAATCAATAAAAATATTAAATGATATTGAAAATGTGAATAATAAAATAACTCAACTTATATCAAGCATTAATGACGAGAGAGATGTAAGTATTATCGAGTATTTAAGAGAAGAGAGAAATGAACTAATGGCAATAAAAACCAAAGCGCTCCAAGAACAAATTCAAGGATCCCCAGAAGATTTACAAAAAAGCCATAATAAGAAAGGAGATAAAATTGAAAATTAA
- a CDS encoding BBA07 family lipoprotein, which translates to MKKILLFVILLFFSCKEFNYSDIRRKSSKVLNSSDGSLSGAPKISFVDSLNDDQKEALFFIEQVVLDSSPDKFNQILNLNENKIKEMLATVVKCLKAKRNAKIALERSNDANVANAKQQLLQVEKAYIDNLRQSFATTKNIEEACNLVKNYDASASF; encoded by the coding sequence ATGAAAAAAATTTTATTATTTGTTATTTTATTATTCTTTTCCTGTAAAGAATTTAATTATTCTGATATTAGGAGAAAGTCTTCAAAGGTGTTAAATTCTTCTGATGGCTCGTTAAGTGGAGCACCTAAAATCTCTTTTGTAGATTCTTTAAATGATGACCAAAAAGAAGCTTTGTTTTTTATTGAGCAGGTAGTTCTTGATAGTAGTCCTGATAAGTTTAACCAAATTTTAAATTTAAATGAAAATAAAATAAAAGAAATGCTTGCTACTGTTGTTAAGTGCTTAAAAGCCAAAAGAAATGCCAAAATTGCTCTTGAGCGCTCAAATGATGCAAATGTCGCTAATGCTAAGCAGCAATTGTTACAGGTTGAAAAAGCTTACATAGATAATTTGAGGCAATCTTTTGCTACTACTAAAAACATTGAAGAGGCTTGTAATCTTGTAAAAAACTATGATGCATCCGCTTCGTTTTAA
- a CDS encoding DUF735 family protein encodes MHKEIPKFLENTQIEKFIYNELDYKKEILRELKELLENFRTINVKGSINSKFIALIMLSIFNAFHFKKELGKNLVNSLDAIIFAIKSIGTDESFIVLFRAFLHANVEVSSNEDTPGEIIIKLLGNIKSPIEFNIAAKNQNKLKKITAKHLGFKKALVSNYMPKDYKNSVYEFIKILIPVGRIVKIIDKEQIEIKSTRIKNFAK; translated from the coding sequence ATGCACAAAGAGATACCAAAATTTTTAGAAAATACCCAAATTGAAAAGTTCATTTACAATGAGCTTGATTATAAAAAAGAGATATTAAGAGAACTAAAAGAACTGCTTGAAAACTTTAGAACAATCAATGTTAAAGGCAGTATTAACTCCAAATTTATTGCATTAATAATGCTTTCAATATTTAACGCATTTCACTTTAAAAAAGAGTTGGGCAAAAATCTTGTTAACTCTTTAGACGCCATTATTTTTGCAATCAAATCTATTGGCACTGATGAGAGCTTTATTGTACTCTTTAGGGCATTTTTACACGCAAATGTAGAAGTCAGCTCAAACGAAGACACTCCAGGCGAGATAATAATAAAATTACTTGGAAACATTAAGTCTCCGATTGAATTTAATATTGCAGCAAAAAATCAAAATAAACTTAAAAAAATAACTGCAAAACACCTTGGATTTAAAAAAGCTCTGGTTTCTAACTATATGCCCAAAGATTACAAAAATTCAGTATATGAGTTTATTAAAATATTAATCCCCGTAGGAAGGATAGTAAAAATCATAGACAAAGAACAAATAGAAATAAAAAGCACAAGAATAAAAAATTTTGCAAAGTAG
- a CDS encoding DUF685 domain-containing protein: MNTNEPQESIQIKDLNRKTKVNQSDLIPIDDIVEDTCAITYKHLLEQIQNDTFYNSEFQCFKKAIKDVISKELLENKEYIKKIYIKVISELLKLSKSPENIDFDTVFKKVKSTFISSLKHTNTKLPSNKISIYNSTTKDLELIQFEILIESLKEVFAEKSEINQLKSDLINYLQISDFTDKFLNAFKSIPKKTFDVKNEQIVSCYQNGIPQTVDTPIWWQGKPYGFGGQHTIIDDTSILEFQYKNKATTIVLKNKSSISIIIDESHKEEYIYLKIDAEIRYSSSTEDHNKQFYLQFSRSSAKILIASFSSENMPTLKTPIYNGWYFVGSGSIGMGQTMPILYKV, from the coding sequence ATGAATACAAACGAACCACAAGAAAGCATACAGATAAAAGATTTAAATAGAAAAACAAAAGTTAATCAAAGTGATCTTATTCCTATTGACGACATAGTAGAAGATACTTGTGCAATCACATACAAACATCTCCTAGAACAAATACAAAATGATACCTTTTACAACAGCGAATTTCAGTGCTTTAAAAAAGCAATAAAAGATGTAATTAGCAAAGAACTTTTAGAAAACAAAGAATATATAAAAAAAATTTACATTAAAGTAATCTCTGAGCTTTTAAAACTAAGCAAATCACCTGAGAACATAGATTTTGACACTGTTTTTAAAAAAGTTAAATCTACGTTTATTTCAAGCTTAAAACACACAAATACAAAATTGCCCTCAAATAAAATTTCAATTTACAACTCAACCACAAAAGATCTTGAACTTATTCAATTTGAAATTTTAATTGAAAGTTTAAAAGAAGTTTTTGCAGAAAAATCTGAAATAAATCAACTCAAAAGTGACTTAATTAACTATTTACAAATAAGTGATTTTACAGATAAATTCCTAAACGCTTTCAAATCAATCCCTAAAAAAACTTTTGATGTAAAAAATGAACAAATTGTAAGCTGTTATCAAAACGGAATCCCACAAACTGTAGATACTCCCATTTGGTGGCAAGGAAAACCATATGGCTTTGGGGGACAACACACAATAATTGATGACACCTCAATATTAGAATTTCAATATAAAAACAAAGCCACAACTATTGTGCTTAAAAACAAAAGCAGCATATCAATTATCATTGACGAATCGCACAAAGAAGAATACATTTACTTAAAAATTGACGCAGAAATTAGGTATTCAAGCTCAACAGAAGATCACAATAAGCAATTTTACCTTCAATTTTCAAGAAGTTCTGCCAAAATACTAATAGCCTCATTTTCTTCAGAAAACATGCCTACACTCAAAACACCAATTTACAATGGTTGGTACTTCGTTGGATCAGGAAGCATAGGCATGGGTCAAACAATGCCAATACTATACAAAGTATAA
- a CDS encoding BlyA family holin — protein MNTILIFLSTIDNTKLIILGGFIVLAILPMISAINPQFRENLNLIIKKLLKNTNKKETK, from the coding sequence ATGAATACAATACTTATTTTTTTGTCAACAATTGACAATACAAAACTCATTATATTAGGAGGATTTATTGTGCTGGCAATTCTGCCGATGATTTCAGCAATAAATCCGCAGTTTAGAGAAAATTTAAACCTTATTATAAAAAAGCTCTTAAAAAATACAAATAAAAAGGAAACAAAATGA
- a CDS encoding P13 family porin, which translates to MKKFFILILIFGLTIQIFAKNDRQDRIEKGIESFNKYDKDKKNPIGPFLLNLFLPFGIGSFVQGDYIGGGSVLGFNLLGAILCGTGIILNTRETQLTGSILIGVGASMILTSYVTSLIIPFTFANRYNENLKKRLSAELVGFEPNFDIGTSGFQLSFKKSY; encoded by the coding sequence ATGAAAAAATTTTTCATATTAATATTAATTTTTGGCTTGACAATTCAAATTTTTGCTAAAAACGATAGACAAGATAGAATTGAAAAAGGTATTGAAAGTTTTAATAAATATGATAAAGACAAAAAAAATCCAATCGGGCCGTTCCTTTTGAATTTATTTTTGCCTTTTGGAATAGGATCCTTTGTCCAGGGGGATTATATTGGTGGCGGCTCAGTACTTGGATTTAATTTGTTAGGAGCAATTCTTTGTGGAACTGGAATTATTCTTAATACTCGAGAAACACAATTAACCGGATCCATACTAATAGGAGTAGGAGCAAGCATGATTTTAACATCCTACGTGACCTCACTTATTATTCCATTCACATTTGCAAATCGGTACAATGAAAATCTTAAAAAAAGACTGAGCGCTGAACTTGTGGGATTTGAACCCAATTTTGATATTGGAACAAGCGGATTTCAACTGTCTTTTAAAAAGAGTTATTAA
- a CDS encoding contractile injection system sheath initiator, producing the protein MEIKIDEKFNIVFNNDLKLIENIEEQKQRLFFYLKTPKGSLKENPNYGFDFNFYFKLCKANKLESIKNFFLNLSKELKIDLINVKPSIKNKTITIEFFFLGKDTLKMDFKI; encoded by the coding sequence ATGGAAATTAAAATCGACGAAAAATTTAATATAGTATTTAACAATGATCTTAAATTAATAGAAAACATTGAAGAACAAAAACAACGTTTATTCTTTTATCTTAAGACACCAAAAGGCAGCTTGAAAGAAAATCCAAATTATGGATTTGACTTTAACTTTTACTTTAAGCTTTGCAAAGCCAATAAACTAGAATCTATTAAAAATTTTTTTTTAAACCTTTCAAAAGAACTAAAAATAGATCTTATTAACGTAAAACCAAGTATTAAAAACAAAACAATAACAATAGAATTTTTCTTTTTAGGAAAAGACACTTTAAAAATGGATTTTAAAATATGA
- a CDS encoding S2/P23 family protein, with product MKIVIVFVVILILCCHLDNNSKMEKESSGLIGENASRLGQKKETLGSMNFGSFSDDSGLASDFQNYGTLKSLENKNKFIDYNQIEFLEGTKTITVGFWSVYVRWMKIKARDLCNEFGNCIEELKGIKYSYLVTPVDGNYVSYAMPLIIFETTSESDPFYSVSGFRLISKGSDINFDESRGGVLGGIPMSEKSVEYGLVTAYPFGSKDAKTVVEAFTDLYSNGVWRDMIAEITIKSKKSPQNKKVYKISLDSKLFNVTMKKIIEKYPKIKSASYFNSLVN from the coding sequence TTGAAAATAGTCATTGTATTTGTTGTGATTTTAATTCTTTGTTGCCATTTAGATAATAATTCAAAAATGGAGAAAGAGAGTAGTGGACTTATTGGAGAAAATGCATCTAGGCTAGGTCAAAAAAAAGAAACTTTGGGTTCAATGAATTTTGGATCATTCTCAGACGATTCTGGTTTGGCGTCTGATTTTCAAAATTATGGGACCTTAAAATCGCTTGAAAATAAAAATAAATTTATTGATTACAACCAAATAGAGTTTTTAGAAGGAACAAAAACAATCACTGTAGGTTTTTGGTCGGTGTATGTTCGTTGGATGAAAATTAAAGCCAGAGATTTGTGTAATGAGTTTGGGAATTGTATTGAAGAGCTTAAGGGTATTAAGTATTCTTATCTTGTTACTCCTGTTGATGGGAATTACGTTTCTTATGCTATGCCGTTAATAATCTTTGAGACCACTAGTGAGAGTGATCCGTTTTATTCTGTTTCTGGATTTAGATTGATAAGCAAGGGAAGCGATATAAATTTTGATGAAAGTAGAGGAGGAGTTTTGGGAGGAATTCCAATGTCTGAAAAATCAGTTGAATATGGGCTTGTGACCGCATATCCTTTTGGCTCTAAGGATGCTAAAACAGTAGTTGAAGCTTTTACTGATCTTTATAGTAATGGAGTTTGGAGGGACATGATTGCTGAGATTACCATTAAGTCTAAGAAATCTCCACAAAATAAAAAAGTTTATAAAATTTCACTTGATTCTAAGCTTTTTAATGTTACTATGAAAAAAATAATTGAAAAATATCCTAAAATAAAAAGTGCAAGTTATTTTAATTCTTTGGTTAACTAA
- the ospA gene encoding outer surface lipoprotein OspA, with protein MKKYLLGIGLILALIACKQNVSSLDEKNSASVDLPGEMKVLVSKEKDKDGKYSLVATVDKVELKGTSDKNNGSGTLEGVKDDKSKVKLTISDDLGETKLETFKEDGTLVSRKVNFKDKSFTEEKFNEKGEVSEKILTRSNGTTLEYSQMTDAENATKAVETLKNGIKLPGNLVGGKTTLKITEGTVTLSKHIAKSGEVTVEINDTSSTPNTKKTGKWDARNSTLTIIVDSKNKTKLVFTKQDTITVQSYNPAGNKLEGTAVEIKTLQELKNALK; from the coding sequence ATGAAAAAATATTTATTGGGAATAGGTCTAATATTAGCCTTAATAGCATGTAAGCAAAATGTTAGCAGCCTTGATGAAAAAAACAGCGCTTCAGTAGATTTACCCGGCGAAATGAAAGTTCTTGTAAGCAAAGAAAAAGACAAAGACGGTAAATACAGTCTAGTGGCAACAGTAGACAAAGTTGAGCTTAAAGGAACTTCTGATAAAAACAATGGTTCTGGAACACTTGAAGGCGTAAAAGATGACAAAAGTAAAGTAAAATTAACAATTTCTGATGATCTAGGCGAAACCAAACTTGAAACTTTCAAAGAAGATGGAACATTAGTGTCAAGAAAAGTAAATTTCAAAGACAAGTCTTTCACAGAAGAAAAATTCAATGAAAAAGGTGAAGTGTCTGAAAAAATACTAACAAGATCAAACGGAACTACACTTGAATACTCACAAATGACAGATGCTGAAAATGCTACAAAAGCAGTAGAAACTCTAAAAAATGGCATTAAGCTTCCAGGAAATCTTGTAGGCGGAAAAACAACATTGAAAATCACAGAAGGTACTGTTACTTTAAGCAAGCACATTGCAAAATCTGGAGAAGTAACAGTTGAAATTAACGACACTTCAAGCACTCCAAATACTAAAAAAACTGGAAAATGGGATGCAAGAAATTCAACTTTAACAATTATTGTTGACAGCAAAAACAAGACAAAACTTGTATTTACAAAACAAGACACAATAACAGTACAAAGCTATAACCCTGCAGGCAACAAGCTAGAAGGTACAGCAGTTGAAATTAAAACACTTCAAGAACTTAAAAACGCTTTAAAATAA
- a CDS encoding DUF226 domain-containing protein: MTALLERLKQKQKELKLDTDNKSKFKKEKKTNVFSKIEEVKGRKIYHTKIFNDFYTFGISKNEPTKFFISLRGIFNIEEISMFHLFSLREDDEFLGIYYGIRKLDKAFIVKNFNKKETYTLRKCEYIEFKFKKGSVFCYLNGLHILLKKDRVNSPYYNTLLNIILELETELYAFYNKKLSKGGIIPEWVKKRQK; encoded by the coding sequence ATGACGGCTTTACTTGAACGATTAAAGCAAAAACAAAAAGAATTAAAATTAGACACAGACAATAAATCAAAATTCAAAAAAGAAAAAAAGACCAATGTCTTTTCTAAGATTGAGGAGGTTAAAGGCAGAAAGATATACCATACTAAAATCTTTAATGATTTTTATACATTTGGAATAAGCAAAAATGAGCCTACTAAATTTTTCATTTCCTTAAGAGGAATTTTTAATATAGAAGAAATAAGTATGTTTCATTTATTTTCTTTAAGAGAAGACGATGAATTTTTAGGAATTTATTACGGAATAAGAAAGCTTGATAAAGCGTTTATTGTAAAGAATTTCAATAAAAAAGAAACGTATACTCTTCGAAAATGTGAATATATTGAATTTAAGTTTAAGAAAGGTTCTGTTTTTTGTTATTTAAACGGTCTTCATATTTTACTCAAAAAAGATCGGGTCAACAGTCCCTATTACAATACACTTTTAAATATTATTTTAGAATTAGAAACCGAGCTTTATGCGTTCTATAACAAAAAATTATCAAAGGGGGGAATTATTCCTGAATGGGTAAAAAAGAGACAAAAGTAA
- a CDS encoding ParA family protein, giving the protein MGKKETKVITIASIKGGVGKSTTSLIFATLLSIKCKVLLIDIDTQASTTSYFFNKIKDNNVDLINRNIYEVLISNLHIDNALITIDENLDLIPSYLTLHKFNSESIPYKEFKLKEQLKLLSNHYDYIILDTNPSLDFTLTNALVCSNYIIIPITAEKWAVESLDLFTFFMNKLLLTLPMYLINTKFKKNNTHKELLKVLEKNSNFLGTISEREDLNKRIAKNDRFDLTKDYIMEYQNTLNMFLNKSGYVH; this is encoded by the coding sequence ATGGGTAAAAAAGAGACAAAAGTAATAACTATTGCAAGCATAAAAGGTGGTGTTGGCAAGAGCACAACAAGTTTAATTTTTGCCACACTGCTTTCAATCAAATGTAAAGTTCTTTTAATAGATATTGACACTCAAGCTTCAACAACAAGCTATTTTTTCAATAAAATTAAAGATAACAACGTAGATCTAATAAACAGAAATATATACGAGGTATTAATATCAAATTTGCATATAGATAATGCATTAATAACGATTGACGAAAATTTGGATTTAATTCCAAGCTATTTAACATTACATAAATTTAATTCAGAATCTATTCCGTATAAAGAATTTAAATTAAAAGAACAGCTAAAGTTACTTAGTAATCATTATGATTATATAATACTTGATACAAATCCCAGTTTAGATTTTACTTTAACGAATGCTCTTGTGTGCAGTAATTATATAATAATACCAATAACAGCAGAAAAATGGGCTGTTGAGAGTTTAGATTTGTTTACTTTTTTCATGAACAAGCTATTATTAACTTTGCCAATGTATTTAATCAATACTAAATTTAAAAAAAACAACACTCACAAAGAACTTTTAAAGGTTTTAGAGAAGAATAGTAATTTCTTGGGGACAATATCTGAGAGAGAAGATTTGAACAAAAGAATAGCAAAAAACGACAGATTTGATTTGACGAAGGATTACATAATGGAGTACCAAAACACGCTTAACATGTTTTTAAATAAATCAGGTTACGTACACTAA